Proteins encoded by one window of Cloeon dipterum chromosome 2, ieCloDipt1.1, whole genome shotgun sequence:
- the Nf1 gene encoding neurofibromin isoform X1, with translation MATQKPVEWVSSLIIRFEEQLPCRTGPLTTHSRVNMDQNKRCLIEISRHRFSLVISGLTKILQRVNELCLISGPRPHGPDYERNLNESLLIVLDTLEQCLSGQPKDTARFDENMNVKLLLREICQFIGNDPIHEAANCVNVKNLASKVLFALSLNFFNAVFNRISARLQELSACNDENPDYSDLELIQHINVDAVRLAKLLSETNAKFRLLKKSAHLVLINSLEKAIWNWMDTYPQEFAELQKNPNEDLSKNCEVLFDILDGFADNKKGRAAVWPLQIVLLLLSPKVLEEIMNADSGAPCSPRHSKKKQFIDVVKRAVGSHGASKQQTEAAAVTCVKLCKASTYINNIFDSNHTAFVLVQSIINDLKTLLFSPPKQFSRGQTFMAHDIDLMIDCFVSCFRIKPHNNEALKVCLNPNSPPTYHLVLVSSLFRIITQPRLPWWPQIDLVYNKSSELRSMFTDTLNKVTQGCISSTPLRMIQSLALKGPGNSKFREKGEEVPSYKNLLLWMVRLIHADPMLMLNNQGKAGHEIQSSTLELINGLVSLVHQPTMPDVAQEAMEALLVLHHPDKIEMWNPEAPINTFWDVSSQVLFSISQKLIQHQIMNYSDILKWLREILVCRNAFLLRHKDYAHVGSHIAICKQAQIKLEVVFFMYLWSIDLEAVVVAMSCFALLCEEADVRCGTDEGAAATTLLPNYTVYQELAAASTLLTTASLDSSRVYCREQSNGRAALQKQIMALLRKIEHCVNGVQPAWEETFRNWEASTRLLTSYPKTKLDESQVEAFHRAMGKRRASHHNSEHELEDQINEWANMTGFLCALGGVCLQRKSSSRPALSASSSTSSVSGSSEGRKVSVLPPGGQDVQYCPVTQFVGQLLRLLVCSNEKFGAQIQKHVKELVGHDMHPALYPILFDQIKSIVEKFFDSQGQVVESDVNTQFIEHTIFIMKNVLESKTDQPSEHLGATSIEGMMLAIVRYVRHLNMTVHAIHIKTKLCQLVEVMMKRRDDLAFRQEMKFRNKLVEYLTDWVMGTSHQIQPPSSGDVSIMTRDLDQACMEAVAALLRGLPLQPEESDRGDLMEAKSQLFLKYFTLFMNLMNDCNEAQELEKDMSRQRMSAGKLNTLRNVTIQAMSNLLSANIDSGLMHSIDLGYNRDLQTRAAFMEVLTKILQQGTEFDTLAETVLADRFEQLVQLVTMISDKGELPIAMALANVVTTSQMDELAKVLVTLFDAKHLLSPLLWNMFYREVEVSDCMQTLFRGNSLGSKIMAFCFKIYGASYLQCLLEPLIQPLLDEPGTSFEVDPARLDPTEDIEKNRYNLRTLTQRVFDAIVSSADKFPSQLRSMCHCLYQVLTKRFPLFQQNNIGAVGTVIFLRFINPAIVSPLEMGIVSRQPPASVKRGLMLMSKILQNIANHVEFSKEQHMVPFNDFLRANFENGRRFFFQIASDCETVDQASHTMSFISDGNVLALHRLLWSHQERIGDYLSSSRDQKAVGRRPFDKMATLLAYLGPPEHKPVDSQIPLSRSLLFPSYSRWSSMDMSSSRFEEIMTKHNILEKDEFKSIKSLNIFYQAGTSKLGNPVFYYIARRYKIGETNGDLLIYHVILTLKQFCHAPFELVVDFTHTCSDNRFRTEYLQKWFTVLPEVAYENLHAAYIYNCNSWVREYTKYHDRIFAPLKGNRKLIFIEAPGRLNDYIEPEQQKLPGATLSLDEDLKVFNNALKLSHKDTKVAVKVGPTAIQITCAEKTKVLAHSILLNDVYYASEIEEVCLVDDNQFTLTIANESGPLSFIHNDCDTIVQSVIHIRNRWELSQPETVSVHQKIRPKDVPGTLLNMALLNLGSSDPNLRTAAYNQLCALTATFDLKIEGQLLETSGLCIPSNNTIFIKSVSEKLAYNEPHLTLEFLEECIQGFRGSTIELKHLCLEYMTPWLANLVRFCKHPDETKRTKVAIILDKLITLTIEEVEMYPSIQAKIWGSIGQVPELIDMVLDSFIKRSVTAGLGSFKAEVMADTAVALASANVQLVAKKVIGRLCRVLDRTCTSPTPLLEQHVNWDDIAILARYLLMLSFNNCLDVARHLPYLFHIVSFLVCCGSLSMRASCHGLVINIIHSLCTCTTPSFSEDTLRVLRLSLDEFSLPKFYLLFGISKVKSAAVTAFRSSYRHTSDKLFGSERSFSGSKADRERLSLTSLEVIVDALLEIMEACMRDIPECDWLQTWTVLSKNFAYCYNPALQPRALIVFGCISKGASDIDVKQLLRILVKALESFNDMVLLEALIMCLTRLQPLLRQDSPIHRALFWVAVSVLQLDEQSLYASGLALLEQNLHTLDSQGIFETKSLESIMMATREPLEWHFKQLDHAVGLSFRCKTDFYPFSYYPDPNFGAAYFHFALVGHLLKGFRHPSPTTVSRTTRVLTMLLAIVAKPAKRDKFEVTPESVAYLAALVSVSDEVRSRCHVRHSVARVMQAEQAGNGGGLADLAQIMPQQPQSLQTRRQKSWELLDQSTLGSVVAARPPPQQQARSARVSVSNENNVLLDPEVLDDFPTQALVLTVLATLTKYSTEDAETRILYEYLAEASIVFPKVFGVIHSLLDANIQKVLTLCHDQEILGAVQAIIQNMIACEDASQQQLHYLQSCGFGGLWRFAGPFKCASCAEHAQLFVNCLEAMVETCLHVEEDGSEITQYPSMLSVSSNMNLSSSMSSLTLGSPTEKDYVDGFGACCSNDSRSLLHQSPVLCSNSSSGPSPLVAKQRSLKSHKPMGPHSPPNK, from the exons ATGGCCACTCAGAAACCCGTCGAATGGGTGTCGTCGCTTATCATCCGTTTCGAGGAACAG CTGCCATGCCGGACAGGGCCTCTCACCACGCATTCCAGGGTGAATATGGACCAGAACAAGCGGTGCCTCATCGAGATCAGCAGGCACCGGTTCTCTCTAGTCATTTCTGGGCTGACCAAAATTTTGCAGAGGGTCAATGAATTG TGTTTGATTAGTGGTCCTCGTCCCCACGGGCCAGACTATGAGCGCAATTTAAACGAAAGCTTACTCATTGTATTGGACACCCTAGAGCAGTGTCTGAGCGGACAACCTAAAGACACAGCCAGATTTGACGAAAACATGAATGTTAAACTGCTGCTAAGAGAAATTTGCCAATTCATTGGCaatg atcccatccaCGAGGCTGCGAATTGCGTGAACGTGAAGAATTTAGCCTCCAAGGTTCTATTTGCTCTAAGCTTGAACTTTTTCAATGCTGTTTTCAATAGAATTTCAGCCAG GCTCCAAGAGCTGAGCGCATGCAATGATGAAAATCCAGATTACAGTGACCTGGAGCTGATTCAGCACATCAATGTTGATGCAGTCAGATTGGCAAAGCTTTTGAGTg AAACCAACGCCAAGTTTCGTCTGCTGAAAAAATCAGCACACTTGGTGCTGATTAACTCCTTAGAGAAAGCCATCTGGAACTGGATGGACACGTATCCTCAGGAGTTTGCTGAGCTGCAGAAAAATCCTAATGAAGATTTATCAAAAAACTGCGAAGTTCTTTTTGACATTCTCGACGGATTCGCTGACAACAAGAAGGGTAGAGCGGCAGTGTGGCCCCTTCAAATAGTCCTTCTTCTCCTGTCGccg AAAGTGCTTGAGGAGATAATGAATGCAGACAGCGGCGCTCCTTGTTCGCCACGCCACTCCAAAAAGAAGCAGTTCATTGATGTCGTCAAGAGGGCTGTGGGATCTCATGGCGCTTCCAAACAGCAAACTGAGGCCGCAGCAGTTACCTGCGTCAAACTGTGCAAAGCCTCCACAtacattaataatatatttgattcCAATCACACTGCATTTGTCTTAGTACAAAGCATCATAAATGATCTCAAA ACCTTGCTCTTCAGTCCTCCTAAGCAGTTTTCTAGAGGACAGACTTTTATGGCGCATGATATTGATCTCATGATTGACTGCTTTGTCTCTTGCTTTCGTATTAAGCCCCACAATAATGAGGCACTCAAAGTTTGCCTGAATCCGAATTCCCCACCAACTTACCACCTGGTATTGGTCAGCTCCTTATTCAG gaTAATCACTCAACCTCGACTTCCATGGTGGCCCCAAATCGATTTAGTTTACAACAAATCCTCAGAGCTTAGAAGCATGTTTACGGACACATTGAACAAAGTAACTCAAGGCTGCATATCAAGCACGCCGCTAAGAATGATTCAG TCTTTGGCTTTAAAAGGCCCTGGAAATTCCAAGTTCAGAGAGAAGGGTGAAGAGGTGCCTAGCTATAAAAACCTCCTGCTTTGGATGGTGCGCCTCATCCACGCTGACCCAATGCTGATGCTGAAT aACCAAGGAAAGGCTGGACATGAGATCCAAAGCTCGACTCTTGAGTTGATCAACGGGCTCGTCTCTTTGGTGCACCAACCAACTATGCCAGACGTGGCTCAGGAGGCCATGGAAGCGCTGTTGGTACTCCACCATCCTGATAAAATAGAAATGTGGAACCCCGAGGCGCCTATAAACACCTTCTGGGATGTCAGCTCCCAAGTGTTGTTTTCCATTTCACAGAAGTTGATTCAGCATCAAATCATGAACTACTCAGATATCCTCAAGTGGCTGCGCGAGATTTTGGTCTgcagaaatgcatttttattgcggcACAAGGACTATGCCCACGTCGGCAGTCACATAGCCATATGCAAACAAGCTCAAATTAAACTTGAG GTGGTGTTTTTCATGTATTTGTGGAGTATCGACTTGGAGGCAGTGGTCGTTGCCATGTCTTGCTTCGCTCTGCTTTGCGAGGAAGCTGACGTACGTTGTGGCACTGATGAAGGAGCAGCTGCCACCACCCTTCTTCCTAACTACACGGTTTACCAGGAACTGGCTGCCGCGTCAACCCTTCTCACCACAG CCAGCTTGGACTCTTCACGTGTTTACTGCAGGGAACAAAGCAATG GTCGAGCTGCGCTGCAGAAACAGATCATGGCTCTGCTGAGGAAAATTGAGCACTGCGTCAATGGAGTTCAACCT GCTTGGGAGGAGACTTTCCGGAATTGGGAAGCAAGCACCCGTCTGCTCACCTCATATCCGAAGACAAAACTCGATGAAAGTCAAGTGGAAGCTTTCCACCGAGCAATGGGCAAACGCCGAGCATCGCACCACAATTCCGAGCATGAGTTGGAG GATCAAATAAACGAATGGGCCAACATGACTGGATTTTTGTGCGCTCTGGGTGGAGTATGCTTGCAACGTAAGTCGTCCTCTCGACCAGCACTGAGCGCTAGCTCCTCGACATCATCAGTCTCAGGAAGTTCTGAAGGCAGAAAAGTCAGCGTCCTTCCTCCTGGTGGACAGGATGTCCAATACTGCCCTGTGACTca ATTCGTTGGTCAACTCTTGCGTCTCCTGGTCTGCAGCAATGAGAAATTTGGGgctcaaattcaaaagcatGTCAAAGAACTTGTTGGCCACGACATGCACCCAGCACTATATCCTATTCTTTTCGACCAGATAAAATCGATCGTGGAAAAATTCTTTGACTCTCAGGGACAG GTGGTTGAGTCTGATGTTAACACTCAATTTATTGAGCATACCatatttatcatgaaaaacGTGTTGGAGAGCAAAACTGACCAGCCATCCGAACACCTTGGTGCAACATCGATTGAGGGCATGATGTTGGCAATCGTCCGCTACGTCAGACACCTTAACATGACTGTCCATGCCATTcacatcaaaacaaaattgtgccAACTTGTGGAGGTCATGATGAAGAGGAGGGATGATTTGGCCTTCAGGCAGGAAATGAAATTCAGAAACAAACTGGTCGAGTACTTGACCGATTGGGTCATGGGCACTTCTCACCAAATCCAGCCACCATCGTCAGGAGATGTCTCCATAATGACCAGGGATCTGGATCAAGCTTGCATGGAGGCAGTTGCTGCTCTTCTCAGGGGCCTGCCTCTTCAGCCCGAGGAGTCTGATCGCGGTGACCTGATGGAAGCTAAGAGCCAGctgtttttaaa ATATTTTACGCTTTTTATGAACCTAATGAATGACTGTAATGAGGCACAAGAACTGGAGAAGGACATGTCCAGGCAGAGGATGTCTGCTGGCAAATTGAACACCTTGAGAAACGTCACCATCCAAGCTATGTCCAATTTGCTGTCGGCCAACATTGACAGTGGCCTCATGCATTCCATTG ATCTGGGATACAACCGAGACTTGCAAACCAGAGCAGCATTCATGGAAGTGCttactaaaattttgcagcagGGCACAGAATTCGACACTCTTGCTGAAACAGTTCTCGCAGATAGATTTGAGCAATTAGTTCAGCTGGTCACCATGATCAGTGACAAAGGAGAACTCCCAATAGCAATGGCACTGGCAAATGTAGTGACAACCTCTCAAATG GATGAGTTAGCAAAAGTTCTGGTGACTTTATTTGACGCCAAGCATCTCCTCAGCCCACTCTTGTGGAACATGTTCTACAGAGAAGTGGAAGTGTCTGACTGCATGCAGACCCTTTTCAGGGGCAATTCTCTTGGCAGTAAAATAATGGccttttgctttaaaatctaCGGCGCCTCATACCTTCAATGCCTACTTGAGCCACTTATCCAGCCATTGCTTGACGAACCAGGAACATCCTTTGAAGTTGACCCTGCCAGACTCGATCCAACTGAGGATATAGAGAAGAACCGGTACAACCTACGCACCCTCACTCAAAGAGTGTTTGACGCCATTGTGTCATCAGCAGACAA atTTCCATCACAGTTGCGGAGCATGTGTCACTGTCTGTACCAAGTGCTGACAAAAAGATTCCCACTTTTCCAGCAAAACAACATTGGAGCTGTTGGGACTGTAATTTTCCTTCGGTTTATCAATCCAGCAATTG tTTCCCCACTTGAGATGGGAATTGTCAGTCGGCAACCTCCTGCTTCAGTAAAGAGAGGTCTAATGTTGATGTCAAAAATATTGCAGAATATTGCAAATCACGTTGAATTCAGTAAGGAACAACACATGGTTCCATTCAACGACTTCCTGAGGGCAAACTTTGAGAACGGGCgaag atttttctttcaaattgccTCCGACTGCGAGACAGTTGATCAAGCCAGCCACACCATGTCCTTCATCAGTGACGGCAATGTTCTCGCCTTACATCGTCTTCTGTGGTCCCATCAGGAGCGGATTGGAGACTACTTGTCCAGCAGCAGAGATCAAAAAGCTGTAGGAAGGAGGCCCTTCGATAAAATGGCTACACTTTTGGCCTACCTTGGTCCACCTGAACATAAGCCAGTCGATTCTCA AATTCCCTTGTCAAGAAGCCTACTCTTCCCATCCTATTCCCGCTGGAGCTCGATGGACATGTCCAGCAGCAGATTTGAAGAAATCATGACAAAGCACAATATACTTGAGAAGGACGAGTtcaaatcaatcaaatcaCTTAATATTTTCTACCAAGCTGGCACCTCTAAACTAGGAAATCccgtattttattatattgctAGAAGATACAA AATTGGGGAGACCAATGGCGATCTATTAATATACCATGtaattttgactttgaaacaattttgtcaTGCACCATTTGAGCTTGTAGTTGACTTTACGCACACTTGCAGTGATAATCGATTCCG gaCTGAGTATTTGCAAAAGTGGTTCACAGTTTTGCCAGAGGTTGCTTATGAAAACTTGCATGCAGCATATATTTACAACTGCAACTCTTGGGTTCGAGAATACACCAAATATCATGATCGAATATTTGCACCTTTAAAG ggAAACAGAAAACTGATATTTATTGAAGCGCCTGGTCGGCTAAATGACTACATTGAGCCAGAGCAGCAAAAGTTACCAGGCGCTACACTCTCACTTGATGAGGATCTCAAAGTCTTCAATAATGCATTGAAACTATCACATAAAGACACCAAGGTTGCAGTCAAG GTTGGACCAACTGCAATTCAAATTACGTGTGCTGAAAAAACTAAAGTTTTGGCTCACTCCATTCTTTTGAATGATGTATACTACGCTTCGGAAATTGAGGAGGTTTGCTTAGTGGATGACAATCAGTTCACTCTGACAATAGCAAACGAGTCTGGTCCGCTGTCTTTCATCCACAACGATTGTGACACCATTGTTCAGTCTGTCATCCACATTAGAAACCGCTGGGAACTGTCACAACCC GAAACTGTGTCAGTGCACCAAAAGATCAGACCAAAAGACGTTCCTGGCACCCTTTTGAATATGGCCTTGCTGAACCTGGGTTCTTCTGACCCAAACCTTCGTACTGCTGCTTACAATCAGTTGTGCGCCCTCACTGCTACGTTTGATTTGAAGATTGAAGGGCAGCTTTTGGAAACCTCAg GACTGTGTATACCAAGCAACAACaccattttcattaaatcggTCAGCGAAAAGTTGGCCTACAACGAACCACACTTGACTCTGGAATTTCTGGAGGAATGCATTCAGGGCTTCCGTGGCTCTACAATTGAACTGAAGCATTTGTGTTTAGAGTATATGACACCATGGCTTGCTAATCTAGTCAG attttgcaaaCACCCTGATGAGACTAAGAGGACCAAAGTGGCCATTATTCTGGACAAACTGATTACTTTAACCATTGAAGAGGTAGAAATGTATCCTTCAATCCAAGCAAAGATCTGGGGGAGTATAGGACAA GTTCCTGAGCTTATTGACATGGTCCTGGACAGTTTCATCAAACGCTCAGTGACTGCTGGTCTTGGCTCCTTCAAAGCTGAGGTCATGGCAGACACAGCCGTGGCCCTAGCCTCTGCGAATGTCCAGTTGGTGGCCAAGAAGGTCATTGGCAGGCTCTGCAGG gtTCTGGACCGCACTTGCACATCGCCAACCCCCCTGTTGGAGCAGCACGTCAACTGGGACGACATTGCAATCCTGGCCCGCTACTTGCTCATGTTGTCGTTTAACAACTGCTTGGACGTGGCCAGACACTTACCGTACTTATTCCACATCGTAAGCTTCCTTGTTTGCTGTGGTTCACTGAGCATGCGAGCTTCGTGCCATGGCCTTGTCATCAACATCATCCATTCCCTTTGTACCTGTACCACTCCAAGCTTCTCAG AGGACACACTGAGGGTCCTGAGGCTGTCGCTCGATGAATTTTCTCTTCCAAAGTTCTACTTACTTTTTGGCATAAGCAAAGTGAAATCGGCAGCAGTAACTGCTTTTCGCTCCAGCTACCGGCACACAAGTGACAAATT GTTTGGCAGCGAGAGGAGCTTTTCAGGCTCTAAAGCAGACAGGGAGCGGCTCTCACTAACCTCTCTGGAGGTTATAGTCGACGCTTTGCTTGAAATAATGGAAGCGTGCATGCGAGACATTCCTGAATGCGACTGGCTGCAAACGTGGACGGTTCTCTCAAAGAATTTCGCCTACTGCTACAACCCTGCACTGCAGCCACGAGCACTCATTGTCTTTGGTTGCATAAGCAAGGGCGCGTCTGACATCGACGTGAAGCAGCTCCTTCGCATTTTGGTCAAAGCGCTGGAAAGCTTCAACGATATGGTCTTACTTGAGGCGCTGATTATGTGTCTGACTAGGCTGCAGCCACTCCTTAGACAG GACTCTCCAATCCACAGGGCTCTCTTTTGGGTAGCTGTGTCCGTTCTTCAGCTGGACGAACAGTCCCTTTACGCCTCAGGATTAGCACTTCTGGAGCAGAATTTGCACACTCTTGATTCGCAGGGTATTTTTGAGACGAAG TCTCTTGAATCAATTATGATGGCAACCAGGGAGCCACTAGAGTGGCATTTCAAACAATTAGATCATGCAGTTGGTCTCAGCTTCAGATGTAAGACTGACTTCTATCCTTTTTCCTATTATCCTGATCCTAATTTCGGAGCAGCCTATTTCCACTTTGCACTTGTTGGGCATCTCCTCAAAGGGTTCCGACACCCTTCTCCAACTACTGTGTCAAGAACTACAAGAGTTTTGACCATGCTCTTAGCAATAGTGGCAAAACCAGCAAAAAGGGATAAATTTGAAGTCACTCCAGAGAGTGTTGCTTACTTAGCTG cTCTTGTGTCCGTGTCTGATGAAGTACGCAGTCGTTGTCACGTAAGACACTCTGTTGCCAGAGTCATGCAAGCTGAGCAAGCAGGCAATGGAGGTGGACTTGCTGATTTGGCTCAAATCATGCCCCAACAg CCGCAGTCATTACAAACAAGGCGTCAAAAGTCCTGGGAGCTGCTGGACCAGAGTACCCTTGGGTCTGTGGTTGCAGCACGACCGCCACCCCAGCAACAG GCTCGGAGTGCTCGCGTTTCTGTCTCTAATGAAAACAACGTTCTGCTGGACCCAGAGGTCCTCGACGACTTCCCAACCCAAGCCCTGGTGCTGACGGTTCTGGCCACCCTTACCAAATACTCAACTGAAGACGCTGAGACCAGAATTCTCTACGAATATTTAGCTGAGGCTTCCATTGTCTTTCCAAAAGTTTTTGGCGTAAT TCACAGCTTACTTGACGCCAACATCCAAAAGGTGCTGACTCTATGCCACGACCAAGAGATTCTTGGCGCGGTGCAGGCCATCATCCAGAACATGATAGCTTGCGAGGACGCAAGTCAACAGCAGCTCCACTATCTGCAGTCTTGCGGCTTTGGCGGTCTCTGGCGTTTTGCTGGCCCATTCAAGTGCGCCAGCTGCGCCGAGCATGCCCAGCTGTTTGTCAACTGCCTTGAAGCGATGGTTGAGACGTGTCTGCACGTCGAGGAGGATGGCAGCGAGATCACGCAGTACCCTTCCATGCTGAGTGTCAGCTCCAACATGAACCTGTCATCCTCCATGTCCAGCCTCACACTCGGATCTCCTACAGAAAAAG ACTACGTTGACGGATTTGGCGCGTGCTGCTCAAATGACTCGCGTTCGCTGCTGCACCAATCTCCAGTTCTCTGCTCCAACTCTTCCTCAGGGCCCTCTCCACTGGTGGCAAAGCAGCGCAGTTTGAAGAGCCACAAGCCGATGGGTCCGCACTCACCACCAAATAAATAG